In Runella sp. SP2, the genomic window ACGTCCCCAAGAAATATCTGTAATGTGCAACAATCCGTCAACACCACCCAAGTCGATGAACACACCGAACTTAGTCATGTTCTTAATTACACCCTCAAGTACTTGACCGCGCTCAAGGTTTGTAAGAATAAGTTGACGTTGTGCTTCGAGGTCTTTCTCGATAAGAACTTTGTGAGATACGACCACGTTGTTGTTAGCGTGATTGATTTTCACAACTTTCACTTCCATTTTCTTACCTACGAAGACATCGAAGTCACGAATTGGCTTAACGTCAATTTGTGAACCTGGCAAGAAGGCTTCAATACCGTAGATATCCACGATAAGACCACCTTTTGTACGACGCTTCACAAAACCATCGATAACCAAATCCTCGTCGAATGACTTCTGGATATTATCCCAAGCTGTAATAACGCGTGCTTTTTTGCGAGAAAGAACCAACTGACCGTTAGGGTCTTCTTGGTTTTCAATATATACTTCAATTTCGTCGCCGATTTTCAAATCCGACAAATCGCGGAATTCTGAACGCGGTACGATACCGTCCGATTTTGAACCGATGTTCAAAATCACTTCGCGGTCATTCATACCGACCACGACACCTTTAACTACTTCTTTTTCGGCGACGGGTGCAAGAGTCCCGTTAATCAATTGTTCTAGCTGGGCTTTTTCAGCTACTGAATAACCGCTACCAAAGCCACGGTTATCAATTCTATCCCAATCAAAATCAGCTAATTGAGCTTTACTCATGATAATTTTTAAAATTGCCTTTTATACATCAACCTATCGGCATTTAGGTTGAAATTTGGTGAAACAAACGCCCGCCTTTTGCAAAACGGAGTGCAAAGGTAGATGTTTTCCAAAAAAAATGCAATTTTTAATACACCTTTTCTCTCTTTGTTAAGAAAGGCATCCATGATTCCTCTACAGCCCCTGAATAATCGCGCAGAAATAGCACAAATGAAGGTTTAAATGGTCGATGACGCATGGGCATGGAAGCCTCTTCGGGGGTGCAATCGCCTTTTTTGGCATTACAGCGCTTACAGGCAGTAGCAAGATTTTCCCAGCTTGTACGCCCTCCTCTTGATTTTGGCATGACATGGTCTAACGTAAGGTCTTCCGTCGAACTACAATACACACACCGATGCCCATCTCGTTTGAAAATATTTTGTCGCGTAAGCATGACGCCTTTGTAGGGAAGATTAATGTAGCGGTTCAGGCGAATCACTGTTGGCAGCGGAAATGAAGTGCTTACAGTATGTAATTGAAATGCCGAAGACGCAGCAACCAATTCGGCCTTATCTAAATAGACGAGTAAAAAGGCTTTAGGAACCGAACAAATGCCTAAAGCAGAGTAATCTTGATTCAAAATTAAGACTTTCCTACCCATACCGACACTAAGTTTTTGAGGTTTTTGCAATGTACAAAATTATAAGGTAATAACCTCTCACTCAGTCAATATCTTAACACAATCTTCTTACAAGAAAATTTTTCAGCTTGACTTTGGAACAAAAATATAAACACCTATTGTTTACTAAACAGTGTTCAGTATATTTGTAGTATTAAACAAACATTTATTCTATTTCATGGGAATATTAGAGCGAAAAGAAAGAGAAAGAGAAGACATGCGGCGACTCATTTTGAATGCCGCACGGGAGCTTTTTTTGGAGCAAGGATATGAAAAAACAAGTATTCGGAACATCGCAGACGTCATAGAATACAGTCCAGCCACCATTTATCTATACTATAAAGACAAAAACGAATTATTTTTTGCCCTCCATGAAGAAGCGTTCTTAAAATTGATGGACGAACTCAGTTCGCTACAAACCATCCAAGACTCCTTTGCACGCCTGATTGAAATGGGGCATCGTTATATAAAGTTTGCCGTAGAAAATCCTGAGTTATATGACCTTATGTTTATTATGAAGGCCCCCATTGAAGCCTTAGCCTGTCGCGATGAAGTGTGGGAAGATGGGCTAAAATCGTTCGGATTACTCAAATGGGCAATCCAAGAATGCGTCAACGCGGGTTATTTTAAAAATACGGATATTGAGGTTTCAGCCATTACTATTTGGTCTTATATGCACGGTTTGGTATCTATTTATTTAAAAAACCGCATGAGCATGTTTCAAGACAACCAACAATTGCAACGAATGCAGCAATCATTTGTGCTTTTTACCAAAATGATTAAAGAGACTCTTTAATTAGCTACTCAATTAGATTCGTTTTTTTGCTTTTTATCTGAACACTGTTTATTAAATAATATATGATTAGATTCATCTACCTATGGGTACTGGTTCTTTGTAGTTTAGGAGCAGTCGCCCAACAATCGGCCATTTTGGAAGCTTATGTACAAGAAGGGGTGCAAAATAACCTTTCGCTCAAACAAGAAGGACTTGAAATCCAGAAAGTGAATGAAGCCATTGTACAGGCAAAATCACTTTTTTACCCTAAAGTAAGTTTCAATCCCACTTACTCCTTGGCCGCAGGTGGGCGTCGGTTGGCGTTTCCTGTTGGGGATTTGTTGAACCCCGTATATACGACGCTCAACAAACTCACGCAAACCAATAATTTCCCGCAAGTGGAAAACGTCAATGAACTGTTGGCACCCAACCATTTTCATGACACAAAACTCAGTTTCCAATATTCCATTTACAACCCTGAAATTCAGTATAATTACTTGATTCAGAAAACGTTATTGTCCGCTCAAGAAGCCCGAAAGCGAGTGGTTGAAAATGAATTAAAATATACCATCGAAACGGCCTATTTTCAGTATTTACAATCGCAGGAGGCTTTACAGATTTTTGAAAATGCCAAGAAAACCCTACAAGAGCTTGTACGACTCAACCAAAAGCTTGTTTCCAATAATGTGGTTACCAAAGATGCCGTGGTAGGTGCGGAATATGAGTTGAGCAAACTTGAACAGCAAGCGATTGTAGCCTCAAAAAACTCAAACGTAGCCAAAGCCTATTTTAATTTTTTGCTCAATCGAGAACTCGGAAGCGACATTAAAGTGGACTCCATGCTTTTAGCCTCAAATCAAAAGCAATTCGTTACTCCCTCCCCCACTTTAAGTTCCTTGACTAGCTTAGCAACTCAAAATCGTCAAGAATTAAAACAACTTGCTCAATCTATTTTAGCTTCGCAAACGGCCATCACTCTTCACGAAAAAGCGGCAAAACGACCCTCCGTTTTCATTGGTGGGAATGCTGGTTTTCAGGGATTTGGCTATAAATTTTCGGGGCAAGCTTACCTTGTTACTCAAATAGGTTTGCAATGGGATGTATTTAAGGGATACGAGCGAAAATCAAAAATTCAACAGGCTAAGATTCAAACGGAGTTGCTAAAAACGAAGCAATCGGAAGTTGAAAAACAGATTGAACTCCAAACGACACAGGCTTATTTTGAGCTTCAAGCCGCCAAAGAATCAATGAAATCGTTGGCCGACGGTGTTCGTAAAGCCGAGCAGTATTTCAAGGTCATCGACAGTCGCTATCGTAATGGCAATGTTCTTCTAATTGAGTATGTCAAGGCGCAAAACGAAGTGCTAAATGCTCAATTACAAGAGTCTTTGGCGCAATTCGATATTCTTTCTAAACAAGCTACTCTCAATAAAATCACAGCCGTCAACTAACATATTTCTCCGACTATGAACTCTTTGTATAACACATTTCGCTTAGTAAGTAGCTCATTACTGTTGAGTTTGCTTCTTATAAGCTGTAATAAAAAAGATGAAACCCAACAAAAAACGACTGAAACCGATGAGGTTTTAGTCCCTGTTTCACTTACCAAAGTCGATCAAGCAACCCGTTCTGAAAGCATCGTTGCTTCTGGGTTGGTGGCATCGTCCGAAGAAGCGAGGTTATCGTTTAAAATTGGCGGAATAATCCAAAAAGTCTATGTGACCGAAGGCCAAAAGGTGAGCAAAGGCCAACTTCTTGCTTCACTCAATACTACTGAAATCGACGCGCAAGTGAATCAGGCCAAATACGGCGTCGAAAAATCTGAGCGTGACTTCAAGCGCGTTGAAAATATGCTGAAAGATACCGCCGCAACGCTGGAACAAATGCAAAACGTGACAACCGCGCTGGACATTGCCAAGCAAAATCTTCAAATCGCTCAGTTTAACCGTTCGTACGCCCAAATCATTTCGCCCATCGACGGCGCAGTTATCAAAAAAATGGGGAACGAGGGTGAATTGACAGGGCCTGGGACACCCATCTTTTACATTACTTCCAACCGTCAGGGCGACTGGGTGGTGCGTGTCGGGGTTTCGGACAAAGATTGGGCGCGTTTAAAAGTTGGCGACAAAGCCAATGTTCAGCTTGATGCTTATCCCACAGAAGCTTTTGAGGGTCGAATTACCAAACTCGCCCCCGCCGCCGACCCCATGAATAAATTGTACGAAATTGAAGTACGGATTGCTCCCAAAGGAAAGCGTTTGGCCACAGGGCTTTTTGCCAAAGTTGAATTAAAACCCGTCCAAAGTCGCAGCTATACCGTTGTGCCCCTTGAAGCCATTGTGGAAGGAAACGGCAAAGAAGCTTTCGTTTACGTTTTGGACGAAACGCGCAAAAAAGTGAAGCGTTTGCCCATACAAATCGGCTTTGTGGACGGCGATAAAGTTTTGATTACAAATGGCTTAGAAGGAATTTCAGAAGTAATCACTTCGGGTAGCGCATTTCTGACTGAGTCTTCTACCGTGATTGTAAAATAACGCATTGATGAACACTTTTTAATCACGCAAAGACGCTTAGAACCATGAATTTATCCGAATTTTCCGTCAAAAACTGGCAGTTTATGCTGGTGATGTTTGTGGGAGTGGTTGCCCTTGGGCTCAACTCACTTTTCACCATGCCTCGCTCCGAAGACCCGACTTTCGAGGCGCCTACCTTTATTATATCGGTGATTTACCCTGGTACTGACCCCAAAGACATGGAGGAGCTGGTGGTGGATCCCGTTGAAAAACGCCTCAATGAGCTAAAAGACGTTCGCAATATCCGTACAACCATCGACGACGGTTTGGCTGTTTTTATGTTGGAATACGACTACTCGGTTGACAACGACGAAAAGAAGCAAGAAATCGCTCGTGAAGTCAATTCGATGCGGGGGATTTTGCCCAATGATATTTTCGATATTCGCTATTTTCAATTTGACCCTGGTTTGGTCAACATCGTGCAAGTCGCTTTGGTATCGGAAGTCGCTTCGTACAAAGAAATGGCTCAGTACTCCGAACGTTTGAGAAAAGTACTTGAGAAAAATAAAGATTTACGCGGGGTAAAAGACTACGGTTTTCCCAAAGAAAACGTTCGGATTTCGCTCAATGTTGAAAAAATGGCGCAAGAAGGCATTGCGGTCAACCGTGTATTGGGGGCGTTGCAAAGTGAAAACCTCAATATCCCCGCAGGGAGTGTTCAGGAAGGTGCGCGACGTTTTAACGTAAAAACCAGCGGTGACTACGAATCTCTTGACCAAATAAGAAATACAGTGGTGGCTACCAATGGCCAAAAAATCATTTACCTCCGCGACGTAGCCGACGTTGACTTCAACTACGAAGAAGAAACCAATTTGACCCGACTCAACGGCCGTCGCGCGGTGTTGGTGGTAGCCGCTCAAAAATCAGGCAAGAACATTTCGGAAACGGGTAAGAAACTGAATCAAAGCCTCACCGAATTTGAAAAAACGATGCCGAAGCACATCAAAATGGTGAAGTATTTTGACCAATCGGTGAGTGTTGACCGACGCCTCGAGCGCTTTGCCAAAGACTTCGGCATCGCTATTTTGCTGGTAGCTCTCACTTTGCTACCACTCGGTTTCAGGGCCGCGTTGGTGGTGATGATTTCGATTCCGCTTTCGTTGGCGATTGGACTTACGGCAGTTAATTATCTGGGATACAGCATCAACCAGTTGAGTGTGGTAGGTTTAATCGTTGCCTTAGGTATATTGGTTGACGACTCCATTGTGGTGGTAGAAAATATCGAACGTTGGATTCGGGACGGATTTAGCAAACGTGAAGCCGCTATCAAAGCCACCCGACAAATTACCCTGGCCGTCATTGGTTGTACCGTTACGCTTGTGTTGGCCTTTTTACCTTTGATGTTTTTGCCCGAAGCTTCAGGCGATTTTATTCGAAGTCTTCCCACCGCTGTCACCATGACCATCATTGCGTCCATGATTGTATCGCTCACGATTGTGCCATTTTTGAGCAGCCGTTTGTTAGAAAATAGCCACAACCGCGAGGGTAATATCTTCTTGAGAGCATTGAAAAAAGTGATTTCTGGTTCGTACAGTCGCTTGCTCAACTGGGCATTACGTCATCCCCTGCCTTCACTTTTATTTGCGGGCGTCATTTTTGGGGCCTCGTTAATGATTCCAAAACAAATTGGCTTTGCCCTGTTTCCAAAGTCAGAAAAACCCATGTTTAGGGTAGCGTTTGAAACCCCCGAAGGAAGTAGCCTCAACGAAACTAACCGCGTCGCCCGTTTGGTCGAGAACGAACTGAAGCAAGTCCCTGAGGTCAAGTACTTTTCAACCAGCGTTGGGCGAGGCAACCCTCGGATGTACTACAACGTCATCGAGCGTTCTGAGGCAAGCAATTATGCGGAGGTATTTGTCCAGCTTCAAGATGAAATTCACCCACCCCAAAAAGAGAAAATCATTGACAAACTCCGCGAAAAGCTACGTTATATTCCCAATGCCAACGTGGAAGTAGTTGATTTTGAGCAAGGCCCTAACACCGAAGCGCCTATCGCCATTCGCGTTTTGGGCGACGACCTGGAGCAATTGCGCACGGTTGCGGCAGACGTAGAAAAAATCTTGAAAGACACACAAGGCACCATTTACGTAAAAAACCCGCTCACCACTCGTCGAACGGATTTGCGGGTAAAAATCAATAAAGAAAAAGCGGGTCTGTTGGGAATGTCGATTGCCGATATTAACCGTACGGTTCGTTTGGCCATTGCAGGTTTAAACATCGGAACGTTCAAAGATAGTGACGGCGACGACTACGCCATCAATGTTACGCTTCCAAAAGGAAAAACCACCACTCCTGATGTTTTAAACAATCTCTATATCAACACATTAATGGGCACTGCTGTTCCCCTTCGCCAAATTGCAGATGTGCAATTTGAAACCTCAACCAACCAAATTCGCCACTTTGACCGCGACCGTTTTGTGACGATTTCGGCCTTTGTGAAAAGTGGTTTTTTGGTGGACAATGTCTATAACGATATTTTGGCCAAACTTGAAAAACATCCTTTCCCAAAAGACTTTAGCTACAAAGCAGCGGGAGAACTCGAAGCCCGTGAAAAATCCTTTGGCGGTCTCGGCACCATCATTTTGATTACGGCTTTTGGGTTTTTAGGAGTGTTAATTCTTGAATTTGGCACGTTCAAAAGCTCACTAATCGTACTGTCTGTCATTCCGTTAGGGATTATTGGGGCTTTTACGATGCTCTGGATTGTAGGCTATCCCCTTTCATTTGTGGCAGTGATTGGTCTCATTGCTTTGATTGGAATCGAAGTAAAAAACTCCATTTTGCTGGTGGACTTCACCAATCAACTTCGAGAAGAAGGCAGGCCGTTGTTAGAAGCAATTCAAGAAGCGGGCGAAATACGCTTTGTTCCTATTGTGCTGACGTCGCTCACGGCCATTGGTGGACTGATTCCGTTGGCCATCGAAGGCAACCCGCTCTATTCGCCGCTGGCTTGGGTATTAATTGGGGGCTTGATTAGCTCAACGCTACTTTCACGGATTGTAACGCCTGTTTTGTATCGTTTAATCCCGCCGAAGGTGGAAGTGAAAGGATAAGACAAATTAAATATAGAGCGTGTTTGTCATCAACCATGAAAATTGAAAGTTTGATTTTCAATTTTCATGGTTAAGAACAAAATCCCCCTAACTCCCCTTCACTAATTCAACATAAAAACGTACCACATTTTTGAAGTCTTCGATGCTGATACGTTCGTTGGTACCGTGCGGACGCTTTAGGTCTTCGTCGTTCATGCGTACGGGCATGAAACGGTATAAGTTTTTAGAGACATTTTTGTAGTAACGCGCATCCGTAGCCCCAACCACCAAATAAGGCGCTACAATTGACGTGGGAAAACAGGCTTTGATGGTTCGATGAAGGGCGCGAAAACCTACCGTTGCAGTGTCCGAAACAGGAGAAGGCTCTGAGTCAAACTGTTTGAGTGACTCTATCGTAATTCGCTCGTTTCCAACAACTTTCTTCACATAATCAATCACTGTTTTGACCGAATCGCCTGGCAAAATCCGAAAATTAATTTTGGCAATGGCTTCTACGGGCAAGACATTGTCTTTCACGCCTGCATGGATAACCGTCGGGGCAATGCTGGTTCGTACCATGGCATTTCCCGCATTTGTTTTTTCCAAAATGCCAATAATGACCGAGTTTAACAACCAACGATTTGCCATCGCCAATTTGGTTGAAAAAGGCATTTCGGGGGCTAAATAATCTTGCATGTACCCTGCTGCGCCTTCCAATCGCGCAGGAAATGGGTGTTTTTGAAGTTTATCAATCGCCTCCGCAAGCATTCCAATGCTGGTTTGAGCGGGCGGCATGGACGAATGTCCACCGTCGCCCGTAGCGCTTAACTGCAAGGTCGTGTATCCTTTTTCCGCCACGCCAATCAGCGCAATGGGTTGATTTATTCCCGAAACACCGTCAATTTTTATCACCCCTCCTTCATCCACTACATATTCCAACTCCACTTTACGACTTTCCAACAAAGCCGCAATTTGCTGCGCGCCGTTTCTTCCCGAAATTTCTTCGTCGTGCCCAAAAGCCAAGTAAAAACTTCTTTCGGGAGTAAAATTTGACTTTAAAAGGTATTCCACCGCTTCCAGCACGCCCATTACCGTTACTTTATCGTCGAGCGTTCCGCGCCCATACACAAATCCTTCCGCAATATCTCCCGCAAAAGGCTGGTGTTTCCACATTTTTTCGGTGCCTTGCACCACAGGAACTACGTCGTAGTGCCCCATCAAAAGGGCAGGTTTTAGGCTGGTACTTTTCCCTTTCCACTCGTACAACAACCCGTACGTATTGACCCGTTCTAGCTTCAAACGGCTATGTACCAGAGGATAGGTTTTTGCCAAATACCCCACAAATTTTTCAAATTGTGTACTGTCCATCAACGACAAATCTTCGTAAGAAACCGTCCGAAACTGAATCGCTTCCGACAAATGGCTTACGACCGAATCGTTAAGCGTAAGGGCGGGTAGAGGCGCCACTCCTTGCATCTGTTTGGAGCTTAGTCGAAACGTATTAAAAACCAACACAGAAATCAGCACCAAAAGCAACACTGCGAGCGCAAGCAAAACCTTTTTCATGGGGCGTTAGTGGGTAATTAGTTGAGAATAAAGCGTATTGGGCGCTATTTACGAACTAATTCCACAAAATCAAACGGTACAATATGCTTTTCATCGACGGGATGAGACACCCTACTTACCTCTTCCCATTCGTTGTTAGAAATGGCTTCAAAATACGCATCTCCTTCAAAATCAGCTTTGACCTCGGTCAAATAAACTTTATCTGCCAAAGGCAGTATTTTACGATAAATCTCCCCGCCACCAATCACAAAAGCCTCATCGGTTTGGGTCTGTTGCGCCTCTGCGATAGCCTCTTCAATTGAGTGAACAACCACTACACCTTCATGCGCCCATCCTTTACTGCGAGTGATAACAATAGAGGTTCGATTGGGTAACGGCTTACCTATGGAGTCAAACGTTTTACGCCCCATGATGATGGGATGACCCGTGGTAAGGCGTTTAAATTGTTTTAAATCATTAGGCAAATGCCAAATCAGTTGGTTATCGCGCCCAATAACGCCGTTTTGAGCAACGGCTACGATCAAGGAAAGAAGCATAAGTTCAATTCTGTTAATTCTATATAATTACGCAAATTTAACGTGACTAATAGAAAGTGAAGTGGTCAAAAGGCAAATTCTCCATTTTACACCAAACATCGTACGACAATGCTAGACTTAACCACTTTTAAAAATCAGCTCATGGCAGCCATTACGCAGTATGGAGGCAAAGTATTGCTGGCTATCCTTGCCTTCATTATTGGGCGAATGCTCATCGGCACTATCATGCGCTTTTTGAGCACGCGGATGAACAGTGCAAAAATTGATCGTGATGTTCAGCCTTTTTTACTTTCTCTCACCAGTGTAACATTCAACATCATGTTGTTGCTAAGTTGTGCAGGTGTCCTGGGCGTTCAAACTACTTCATTTGTCGCTATTTTAGGCGCAGCTGGATTAGCCGTTGGATTAGCCCTTCAGGGTAGTTTGGCCAATTTTGCTGGTGGCGTAATAATTCTCATTTTTAAACCATTCCGTGTCGGAGATTTAGTTTCTGCTCAAGGCTTCACTGGGCACGTAGAAGCCATTCGTATTTTTGATACCGTTTTACTTACGCCCGACAACAAAACCATTACCCTACCTAACGGCGGGCTTTCGACGGGCGCCATTACAAATATTTCTGGCAAAGGTAAAATTCGTGTGGACATGGTTTTTGCGGCAGGTGCTCCCAATGGGGTTGATAAGATTAGAGCCTCTATTCAAAAAGTTATCGCAAGCTGCCCTAGTGCGCACAAAGACATCGAACATGATGTTTTGGTAACAAAATTAACCGAAAACGCTATTTTCTTCGACGTTCGCGTTTGGACACACCCAGACCGTTACTGGGATGTTTATTACTTTATTCATGAACACATTAGCAAGCAATTTGCAACCGATAGCATTTTAGCGCCTGCTCCTGCCGAGGTTCACGTAGTGATGCAACCTACGAAGGCATAATTTTATCCAAATAAGCCTAAAAATAAAAAGTGCGTAACCCTGAATTGCAGATGGGTTACGCACTTTTTATTTAAAATCTATGTCCGCTACGGCTTTGGAGCCGACTTAGGTGCTAGTGAGTTGATCCAAGCGGCAATTTTCAAGGCCTCTGCTCGAGGTACTTGAGGCATTGGCGCCATTGGCGTGGCATAATCTGGCCAGTTTTGAGGCTTAGGATTATAAATAAGCTCTACAATTTTTTCGTTTGAATACTTACGTTTTGCCACCTCTGTGTAAGCAGGACCCACTTGGCGTTTGTCAACCGCGTGGCAAGCCAAACACGTATTTTTGGCCAATAAAGGCTTAACTTCCTCAAATGTTGGTGCTTTACCCGATGCGGTTGTAGTTGCTTTTTTCTCCGTTGCTTTGGCAGTGGCTGTCGTTGTAGTAGCTGACGATTTTGTACTCATATCAGCGGCTTTCAACTTTTCTCCATCAGGCAAATTATGCAACGTGTAGAAAGCTGTTGGGTGTACCAACGACCAGTACGACGTAGAAGCACGCACGCCGTCAAGTTTCAATTCGTGGATGTAGTGCTCACGCAAGTTGTCCACCACAATACGCGCTTTCAAGCCATCTTCCGAGACTTTTACCCCTTTGATGGCACATTTAGCTTCGTTCACCGTCGGGCTTCCATAGACAGGATGGTACTTATAAGTAAAGCTACGAACGGCATAAGAAGCTAAGTTTTCAGCCGATTTCTTATCTACTGGAAGGGTAAATTCGACTTCAAAACCATCAGGCATGGCACGAACCGCCTTCATTTCAAAGGGTGTTTTACCATTCCACACCAAACGCTGCAAACCTTGGTTAGCATCGCCCGACGAGCCCCAACCACGGTTGGTTTCTCCGATGTAAAGTGAACCGCCATCGTTGGCCCACGCCATACGCAAT contains:
- a CDS encoding mechanosensitive ion channel family protein, giving the protein MLDLTTFKNQLMAAITQYGGKVLLAILAFIIGRMLIGTIMRFLSTRMNSAKIDRDVQPFLLSLTSVTFNIMLLLSCAGVLGVQTTSFVAILGAAGLAVGLALQGSLANFAGGVIILIFKPFRVGDLVSAQGFTGHVEAIRIFDTVLLTPDNKTITLPNGGLSTGAITNISGKGKIRVDMVFAAGAPNGVDKIRASIQKVIASCPSAHKDIEHDVLVTKLTENAIFFDVRVWTHPDRYWDVYYFIHEHISKQFATDSILAPAPAEVHVVMQPTKA
- a CDS encoding M20 family peptidase; the protein is MKKVLLALAVLLLVLISVLVFNTFRLSSKQMQGVAPLPALTLNDSVVSHLSEAIQFRTVSYEDLSLMDSTQFEKFVGYLAKTYPLVHSRLKLERVNTYGLLYEWKGKSTSLKPALLMGHYDVVPVVQGTEKMWKHQPFAGDIAEGFVYGRGTLDDKVTVMGVLEAVEYLLKSNFTPERSFYLAFGHDEEISGRNGAQQIAALLESRKVELEYVVDEGGVIKIDGVSGINQPIALIGVAEKGYTTLQLSATGDGGHSSMPPAQTSIGMLAEAIDKLQKHPFPARLEGAAGYMQDYLAPEMPFSTKLAMANRWLLNSVIIGILEKTNAGNAMVRTSIAPTVIHAGVKDNVLPVEAIAKINFRILPGDSVKTVIDYVKKVVGNERITIESLKQFDSEPSPVSDTATVGFRALHRTIKACFPTSIVAPYLVVGATDARYYKNVSKNLYRFMPVRMNDEDLKRPHGTNERISIEDFKNVVRFYVELVKGS
- a CDS encoding HNH endonuclease, which gives rise to MGRKVLILNQDYSALGICSVPKAFLLVYLDKAELVAASSAFQLHTVSTSFPLPTVIRLNRYINLPYKGVMLTRQNIFKRDGHRCVYCSSTEDLTLDHVMPKSRGGRTSWENLATACKRCNAKKGDCTPEEASMPMRHRPFKPSFVLFLRDYSGAVEESWMPFLTKREKVY
- a CDS encoding dihydrofolate reductase, whose amino-acid sequence is MLLSLIVAVAQNGVIGRDNQLIWHLPNDLKQFKRLTTGHPIIMGRKTFDSIGKPLPNRTSIVITRSKGWAHEGVVVVHSIEEAIAEAQQTQTDEAFVIGGGEIYRKILPLADKVYLTEVKADFEGDAYFEAISNNEWEEVSRVSHPVDEKHIVPFDFVELVRK
- a CDS encoding efflux RND transporter periplasmic adaptor subunit, which produces MNSLYNTFRLVSSSLLLSLLLISCNKKDETQQKTTETDEVLVPVSLTKVDQATRSESIVASGLVASSEEARLSFKIGGIIQKVYVTEGQKVSKGQLLASLNTTEIDAQVNQAKYGVEKSERDFKRVENMLKDTAATLEQMQNVTTALDIAKQNLQIAQFNRSYAQIISPIDGAVIKKMGNEGELTGPGTPIFYITSNRQGDWVVRVGVSDKDWARLKVGDKANVQLDAYPTEAFEGRITKLAPAADPMNKLYEIEVRIAPKGKRLATGLFAKVELKPVQSRSYTVVPLEAIVEGNGKEAFVYVLDETRKKVKRLPIQIGFVDGDKVLITNGLEGISEVITSGSAFLTESSTVIVK
- a CDS encoding efflux RND transporter permease subunit is translated as MNLSEFSVKNWQFMLVMFVGVVALGLNSLFTMPRSEDPTFEAPTFIISVIYPGTDPKDMEELVVDPVEKRLNELKDVRNIRTTIDDGLAVFMLEYDYSVDNDEKKQEIAREVNSMRGILPNDIFDIRYFQFDPGLVNIVQVALVSEVASYKEMAQYSERLRKVLEKNKDLRGVKDYGFPKENVRISLNVEKMAQEGIAVNRVLGALQSENLNIPAGSVQEGARRFNVKTSGDYESLDQIRNTVVATNGQKIIYLRDVADVDFNYEEETNLTRLNGRRAVLVVAAQKSGKNISETGKKLNQSLTEFEKTMPKHIKMVKYFDQSVSVDRRLERFAKDFGIAILLVALTLLPLGFRAALVVMISIPLSLAIGLTAVNYLGYSINQLSVVGLIVALGILVDDSIVVVENIERWIRDGFSKREAAIKATRQITLAVIGCTVTLVLAFLPLMFLPEASGDFIRSLPTAVTMTIIASMIVSLTIVPFLSSRLLENSHNREGNIFLRALKKVISGSYSRLLNWALRHPLPSLLFAGVIFGASLMIPKQIGFALFPKSEKPMFRVAFETPEGSSLNETNRVARLVENELKQVPEVKYFSTSVGRGNPRMYYNVIERSEASNYAEVFVQLQDEIHPPQKEKIIDKLREKLRYIPNANVEVVDFEQGPNTEAPIAIRVLGDDLEQLRTVAADVEKILKDTQGTIYVKNPLTTRRTDLRVKINKEKAGLLGMSIADINRTVRLAIAGLNIGTFKDSDGDDYAINVTLPKGKTTTPDVLNNLYINTLMGTAVPLRQIADVQFETSTNQIRHFDRDRFVTISAFVKSGFLVDNVYNDILAKLEKHPFPKDFSYKAAGELEAREKSFGGLGTIILITAFGFLGVLILEFGTFKSSLIVLSVIPLGIIGAFTMLWIVGYPLSFVAVIGLIALIGIEVKNSILLVDFTNQLREEGRPLLEAIQEAGEIRFVPIVLTSLTAIGGLIPLAIEGNPLYSPLAWVLIGGLISSTLLSRIVTPVLYRLIPPKVEVKG
- a CDS encoding TolC family protein, translating into MIRFIYLWVLVLCSLGAVAQQSAILEAYVQEGVQNNLSLKQEGLEIQKVNEAIVQAKSLFYPKVSFNPTYSLAAGGRRLAFPVGDLLNPVYTTLNKLTQTNNFPQVENVNELLAPNHFHDTKLSFQYSIYNPEIQYNYLIQKTLLSAQEARKRVVENELKYTIETAYFQYLQSQEALQIFENAKKTLQELVRLNQKLVSNNVVTKDAVVGAEYELSKLEQQAIVASKNSNVAKAYFNFLLNRELGSDIKVDSMLLASNQKQFVTPSPTLSSLTSLATQNRQELKQLAQSILASQTAITLHEKAAKRPSVFIGGNAGFQGFGYKFSGQAYLVTQIGLQWDVFKGYERKSKIQQAKIQTELLKTKQSEVEKQIELQTTQAYFELQAAKESMKSLADGVRKAEQYFKVIDSRYRNGNVLLIEYVKAQNEVLNAQLQESLAQFDILSKQATLNKITAVN
- a CDS encoding TetR/AcrR family transcriptional regulator, which codes for MGILERKEREREDMRRLILNAARELFLEQGYEKTSIRNIADVIEYSPATIYLYYKDKNELFFALHEEAFLKLMDELSSLQTIQDSFARLIEMGHRYIKFAVENPELYDLMFIMKAPIEALACRDEVWEDGLKSFGLLKWAIQECVNAGYFKNTDIEVSAITIWSYMHGLVSIYLKNRMSMFQDNQQLQRMQQSFVLFTKMIKETL